One genomic window of Euleptes europaea isolate rEulEur1 chromosome 10, rEulEur1.hap1, whole genome shotgun sequence includes the following:
- the LOC130483507 gene encoding 40S ribosomal protein S25: MPPKDDKKKKDAGKSAKKDKDPVNKSGGKAKKKKWSKGKVRDKLNNLVLFDKATYDKLCKEVPNYKLITPAVVSERLKIRGLLARAALQELLSKGLIKLVSKHRAQVIYTRNTKGGDAPAAGEDA, from the coding sequence aTGCCTCCCAAGGacgacaagaagaagaaggacgCGGGCAAGTCGGCCAAGAAGGACAAGGACCCCGTCAACAAGTCCGGCGGcaaagccaagaagaagaagtggtcgAAGGGGAAAGTGAGAGACAAGCTCAACAACCTCGTCCTCTTCGACAAAGCCACGTACGACAAGCTCTGCAAGGAGGTGCCCAACTACAAGCTCATCACGCCGGCCGTGGTCTCCGAGAGGCTCAAGATCCGAGGCTTGCTGGCCAGAGCGGCGCTCCAGGAGCTCCTCAGTAAAGGTCTAATCAAGCTCGTGTCCAAGCACAGAGCCCAGGTGATCTATACCCGCAACACCAAGGGAGGTGATGCTCCAGCCGCTGGAGAGGATGCCTGA